One segment of Streptomyces sp. DT2A-34 DNA contains the following:
- a CDS encoding DUF3732 domain-containing protein has product MHLLALALYHRDGRPTPRVLRFKPGKLNIVTGWSKTGKTTLVDVVDHCLGRRRTPLPQGLITDTVGWFALLIQTGTSRVLVARRHPRTGSTSDAMLVFGDHRLDVPTADQLRVNSNTESIRSEISGRLGIEDHLIDSPDGSAYNVHIGHALPLCLQRQTEIADSGRLFHRQTDHEIFTALKNSLPYFLGAAGPEQAARKQQLLTTTRRLTALRRTLDQARQHASSSTTVRTALARLAHQAGLIAELPASLQPAELETLLHTALEAPSHIPTPRAEPGLADRLSAERRTLTHDLGEIDDALRLLDLWAQQTVDLTGQLHTQRSRLTPLGLLATRDDGHDTCPLCTQELPEADPAVNALSQLARDLEQELTDLDALAPAREQRRRTLTAEREQLVRRVRENAAAERALRDNNRALRRAQDQREQQALVRGRILQALHEPAADDTVDVSALRREITRLEEHRRDLQHHVDQDDIAAETEIRLGDVARNMTAWARELGLEHADTADDVRISPTTLNVVVRTSGRRIPLDQIGSADNWIGYHIVAHLALHLYFVEHQRPVPHFIMFDQPSQAFFPEEHVHDAATLEDADWQAVRAYYHLMHKVVAQAEGRLQVIATDHAHLASTPWFRHAVVANWRDGDALVPAHWLAH; this is encoded by the coding sequence ATGCATCTGCTCGCCCTGGCCCTCTACCACCGCGACGGCCGCCCCACCCCCCGCGTCCTGCGCTTCAAGCCTGGAAAACTCAACATCGTTACCGGCTGGTCGAAGACAGGGAAGACCACCCTGGTCGACGTCGTCGACCACTGCCTGGGACGACGCCGCACCCCCTTGCCCCAGGGGCTCATCACCGACACCGTCGGCTGGTTCGCCCTGCTGATCCAGACCGGCACCAGCCGGGTACTCGTCGCCCGCCGCCACCCCCGCACCGGCTCCACCAGCGACGCGATGCTCGTCTTCGGCGACCACCGCCTGGACGTTCCTACCGCCGACCAGCTCCGGGTCAACTCCAACACAGAGTCGATTCGCTCAGAAATCAGTGGCCGCCTTGGCATCGAGGACCACCTCATCGACTCGCCCGACGGCTCCGCCTACAACGTCCATATCGGCCACGCCCTGCCCCTGTGCCTGCAGCGGCAGACCGAGATCGCCGACTCCGGACGCCTCTTCCACCGGCAGACCGACCACGAAATCTTCACCGCCCTCAAAAACAGCCTGCCCTACTTCCTCGGTGCCGCAGGACCCGAACAAGCCGCCCGCAAGCAGCAGCTCCTGACCACCACCCGCCGCCTTACTGCCCTGCGCCGCACCCTCGACCAAGCCCGCCAACACGCCAGCAGCTCCACAACCGTCCGCACGGCACTGGCGCGCCTGGCCCACCAGGCCGGACTCATCGCCGAACTCCCCGCTTCCCTGCAGCCGGCCGAACTCGAAACGCTCCTGCATACCGCACTCGAGGCCCCAAGCCACATCCCCACTCCCCGCGCCGAGCCCGGACTCGCCGACCGCCTGTCCGCCGAACGCCGCACCCTCACCCACGACCTGGGCGAAATCGACGACGCCCTGCGCCTGCTGGATTTGTGGGCGCAGCAAACCGTGGACCTGACCGGCCAGCTCCACACCCAGCGCAGCCGCCTCACCCCGCTGGGCTTGCTGGCCACCCGCGACGACGGCCACGACACCTGCCCGCTGTGCACCCAGGAACTTCCCGAAGCCGACCCGGCCGTCAACGCCCTGTCCCAACTCGCCCGCGACCTCGAACAAGAACTCACCGACCTCGACGCCCTCGCCCCCGCACGAGAACAACGCCGCCGCACACTCACCGCCGAACGAGAACAACTCGTCCGCCGCGTCAGGGAGAACGCTGCCGCCGAACGAGCCCTGCGCGACAACAACCGCGCCCTGCGCCGAGCCCAGGATCAGCGAGAGCAGCAGGCCCTCGTCCGGGGCAGGATCCTGCAGGCCCTGCATGAGCCCGCCGCCGACGACACCGTCGACGTCTCGGCGCTGCGCCGGGAAATCACCCGGCTGGAAGAGCACCGACGAGACCTCCAGCACCATGTTGACCAGGACGATATCGCGGCTGAGACCGAAATCCGGCTGGGCGACGTCGCCCGCAACATGACCGCCTGGGCCCGCGAACTCGGCCTTGAACACGCCGACACGGCCGACGACGTCCGCATCAGCCCGACCACCCTCAACGTGGTCGTCCGCACCTCAGGCAGACGCATCCCCCTGGACCAGATCGGCAGTGCCGACAACTGGATCGGATACCACATCGTCGCCCACCTCGCACTGCACCTCTACTTCGTCGAACACCAGCGCCCGGTGCCGCACTTCATCATGTTCGACCAGCCCAGCCAGGCATTCTTCCCCGAAGAACACGTACACGACGCCGCCACCCTGGAGGACGCCGACTGGCAGGCCGTCCGCGCCTACTACCACCTCATGCACAAGGTCGTCGCCCAGGCCGAAGGCCGCCTTCAAGTCATCGCCACCGACCATGCGCACCTTGCCTCCACCCCATGGTTCCGCCACGCCGTTGTCGCCAACTGGCGCGACGGAGACGCCCTCGTCCCGGCTCACTGGCTTGCACACTGA
- a CDS encoding three component ABC system middle component, whose protein sequence is MTTASVPRSLLPEAAALFNPAFGAYLMAAAAGAHHRAADTPLPYLSSFLVLPLVLPPDSRSALPRDTRTSLTAWLTRNPQLRAAYPARAAALTAYTRTSHRFALRQGTYSVDAAGIVLERRLPLLPRAGRHDEMAQCTAAAALVGRWLAATPTATAFTLLGVTP, encoded by the coding sequence ATGACCACCGCTTCCGTCCCCCGCTCCCTGCTGCCCGAAGCAGCCGCCCTGTTCAACCCGGCTTTCGGCGCCTACCTGATGGCCGCGGCCGCAGGAGCCCACCACCGCGCCGCCGATACGCCGCTGCCCTACCTGAGCAGCTTCCTCGTCCTGCCCCTGGTGCTGCCGCCCGACTCCCGCTCCGCCCTGCCGCGCGACACCCGCACCTCCCTCACCGCCTGGCTGACCCGCAACCCCCAGCTGCGCGCCGCCTATCCCGCCCGCGCAGCCGCCCTGACCGCCTACACCCGCACAAGCCACCGCTTCGCCCTGCGCCAGGGCACCTACAGCGTCGATGCCGCGGGAATCGTTCTCGAGCGCCGCCTGCCGCTCCTGCCGCGTGCTGGCCGGCATGACGAGATGGCGCAGTGCACCGCTGCAGCCGCGCTGGTCGGCCGCTGGCTTGCGGCCACTCCGACGGCAACCGCCTTCACCCTCCTTGGCGTCACGCCGTAA
- a CDS encoding ABC-three component system protein: MWVHSAAGQLSGYLYQCDRALIELARTWFKNPQAELRMECLDDIVIRNEGWPAECVQVKRHKGEGELSPTGADLWRTLNGWCDVMAAVGEGPVPLLRLVTTQRVGPDNPLAVLRHSGAERDTTGVQRLLESIAADPDAAATTASWRARFLQATPAQRASLVGAIVLDDQAPQPARSDADLQEVLGIWKDDADHVTVMLQQVRGWWAMTTRQMLDPADPRRVSVCAAELRAVVDHLQSSYGPGRLPLNSRLEELTEDEIGRYADRVFVAQLTLIGAGPETQHHHIHEYHHAALHRSRWLHHHYVTEDELAAFETDIRQEHRAVASGLRDAYRLGRCEDDAEEVGRKILTGSEQAVVGLALRQIDKRWIARGTLHALANLALTDTRPVGWHPDFKTLLTALAGPSRADVP, from the coding sequence GTGTGGGTGCACTCTGCGGCCGGACAGCTCTCCGGCTACCTCTACCAGTGCGACCGGGCCCTAATTGAGCTGGCCCGTACCTGGTTCAAGAACCCCCAGGCCGAGCTGCGCATGGAGTGCCTCGACGACATCGTCATCCGCAACGAGGGCTGGCCCGCCGAGTGCGTGCAGGTCAAACGGCACAAGGGCGAGGGGGAGTTGTCCCCGACGGGAGCCGACCTGTGGCGCACGCTCAACGGCTGGTGCGACGTGATGGCCGCCGTCGGCGAGGGCCCCGTTCCCCTGCTGCGCCTGGTCACCACCCAGCGTGTGGGACCCGACAACCCGCTGGCTGTGCTGCGGCACAGCGGGGCAGAGCGCGATACCACTGGTGTGCAGCGGCTGCTCGAATCCATCGCCGCCGACCCCGACGCGGCTGCCACCACCGCCAGTTGGCGGGCACGGTTCCTGCAGGCCACCCCGGCTCAACGCGCCAGCCTGGTCGGCGCGATCGTGCTGGACGACCAGGCGCCCCAGCCCGCCCGCTCCGACGCCGACCTGCAGGAAGTCCTCGGAATCTGGAAGGACGACGCCGACCACGTCACGGTCATGCTGCAGCAGGTGCGCGGCTGGTGGGCCATGACCACACGGCAGATGCTCGACCCCGCCGACCCGCGCCGCGTGTCCGTCTGCGCCGCTGAACTGCGCGCGGTCGTCGACCACCTGCAAAGCAGCTACGGGCCCGGCCGGCTGCCGCTCAACAGCCGGCTGGAGGAACTGACCGAGGACGAGATCGGCCGGTACGCCGACCGCGTCTTCGTCGCTCAGCTCACCCTCATCGGCGCGGGTCCCGAGACGCAGCACCACCACATCCATGAGTACCACCATGCGGCCCTGCACCGTTCACGCTGGCTGCACCACCACTACGTCACCGAAGACGAACTGGCCGCGTTCGAAACGGACATCAGGCAAGAGCACCGGGCCGTCGCCTCCGGTCTGCGGGACGCCTACCGTCTGGGCCGTTGCGAGGACGACGCTGAGGAAGTCGGCCGGAAGATCCTCACTGGGTCCGAGCAGGCCGTGGTCGGCCTCGCCCTGCGGCAGATCGACAAACGCTGGATCGCCCGCGGCACCCTACACGCCCTGGCCAACCTCGCCCTGACCGACACCCGGCCGGTGGGCTGGCACCCCGACTTCAAAACACTTCTGACCGCCCTCGCAGGTCCTTCAAGGGCTGATGTCCCATGA
- a CDS encoding ATP-dependent helicase: protein MTAPHQQTPATVSALLPPALAAELGALHPDQRAAATHHANIAVLAGPGAGKTRALVARVGYLLATTSRHRGVAALTYTETAAHETTVRLHHLGLHPGRRLSSTTVHAFCLHHILRPYGRLIGDPLPDDLTIPDTSACRQMWDTAAYESGLDVNPNNRTTLERLRRLIAAVEPIADYPRQYARAVRRYEQLLRDHDTLDFEAMTIRALDLLRESRTAREQLVARFPHFVVDEYQDLGPVLHALVLTLLDAGVGITAVGDPDQVLYAYQGASPRYLTQLSNRPDFRRLRLRVNYRSGSALVTAGRAVLGEDRGYHAAPGRDDAGTVTILHADGDVDAHAARTVEVLNNRLATGTPPEDIAVLYRSKGPLLDALTTAIRAAQIPFDSEKQRRRPSGPLADLIAACATRRLTGPLPGAATTDLAAPRRRTAGIAPARTLRELAATWHHQLQVAHHNDPADTQRTLSRRLAALLDAPDRETPAHPAWTFLAALWDTLGATHLADHSPDQRDRDTAQALADPGDLTMAELAGGQIPGHIALTTYHSAKGREFHIVILPGLVEGLLPRHYPGKPPAPKEVADARRAFYVALTRAKDEAILIGGNRYTIPANKWYPARPRDTMRSRFVDEVEAQLPDRPR from the coding sequence ATGACGGCCCCCCACCAGCAGACGCCTGCGACCGTGTCGGCTCTGCTGCCGCCCGCCCTGGCCGCCGAACTGGGCGCGCTGCATCCCGACCAACGCGCCGCCGCCACCCACCACGCAAACATCGCAGTGCTCGCCGGACCCGGCGCCGGCAAGACCCGAGCCCTCGTCGCCCGCGTCGGATACCTACTGGCCACCACCAGCCGCCACCGCGGCGTCGCCGCCCTGACCTACACCGAAACAGCCGCCCACGAGACCACCGTGCGCCTGCACCACCTCGGACTGCACCCGGGCCGCCGCCTGTCCAGCACCACCGTGCACGCCTTCTGCCTACACCACATCCTGCGCCCCTACGGCCGCCTGATCGGCGACCCGCTTCCCGACGACCTCACCATCCCCGACACGTCCGCCTGCAGACAGATGTGGGACACCGCCGCCTACGAATCTGGCCTGGACGTCAACCCGAACAACCGGACCACACTGGAGCGCCTGCGCCGTCTGATCGCCGCCGTCGAGCCCATCGCCGACTACCCGCGCCAATACGCGCGCGCCGTCCGCCGCTACGAACAACTGCTCCGCGACCACGACACCCTCGACTTCGAGGCCATGACCATCCGCGCCCTCGACCTGCTGCGCGAAAGCCGCACCGCACGCGAGCAACTCGTGGCGCGCTTCCCGCATTTCGTCGTCGACGAATACCAAGACCTCGGCCCCGTCCTACACGCCCTGGTGCTCACCTTGCTGGACGCCGGCGTGGGCATCACCGCCGTCGGCGATCCCGATCAGGTGCTCTACGCCTACCAGGGCGCCAGCCCCCGCTACCTGACACAGCTCAGCAACCGGCCCGACTTCCGACGACTGCGCCTGCGGGTCAACTACCGCAGCGGCAGCGCCCTCGTAACCGCCGGCCGCGCAGTCCTCGGCGAGGACCGCGGCTACCACGCCGCACCTGGCCGCGACGACGCAGGCACCGTCACTATCCTCCACGCCGACGGCGACGTCGACGCCCACGCGGCCCGCACCGTCGAAGTCCTCAACAACCGCCTGGCAACCGGCACACCGCCAGAAGACATCGCTGTCCTCTACCGCTCCAAAGGCCCCCTGCTCGACGCCCTGACCACCGCGATCCGGGCCGCTCAGATCCCCTTCGACAGCGAAAAGCAGCGCCGCCGTCCCAGCGGCCCCCTCGCCGACCTGATCGCTGCCTGCGCCACACGGCGACTGACCGGGCCTCTTCCCGGCGCCGCGACCACAGACCTCGCAGCACCGCGGCGCAGAACAGCCGGAATCGCCCCTGCCCGAACCCTTCGCGAGCTGGCCGCAACCTGGCACCATCAACTCCAGGTCGCCCACCACAACGACCCGGCCGACACCCAGCGCACCCTGTCACGACGCCTGGCAGCGCTCCTGGACGCCCCCGACCGTGAAACCCCAGCCCACCCAGCGTGGACTTTCCTCGCCGCACTGTGGGACACCCTGGGAGCCACCCACCTCGCCGATCACAGCCCCGACCAACGCGACCGGGACACGGCCCAGGCCCTGGCAGACCCCGGTGACCTCACCATGGCCGAACTCGCCGGAGGACAAATCCCCGGCCACATCGCCCTGACCACCTACCACAGCGCCAAGGGCCGTGAGTTCCACATCGTCATCCTGCCTGGCCTCGTCGAAGGACTGCTCCCACGTCACTACCCCGGCAAGCCCCCCGCCCCCAAAGAAGTCGCCGACGCTCGCAGAGCCTTCTACGTCGCCCTCACCCGCGCCAAGGACGAAGCCATCCTCATCGGAGGCAACCGCTACACCATCCCCGCCAACAAGTGGTACCCCGCACGCCCACGAGACACCATGCGCTCCAGATTCGTCGACGAAGTCGAAGCCCAACTGCCGGATAGGCCCCGCTGA
- a CDS encoding ATP-dependent endonuclease: MRPQVGRLECVGRGPCAGEGRAVRLSKVRIVNFRNFRDLVIDPFPTPAVIVGENGVGKSNLLYALRLVLDPDLSNRWRRLQADDIHDGAPALHQGVEVRVEIELTDFDDDDDAIATLDGAIITEDGQPRIARLTYLFQPKLAVGAVFGAQPSQPLTPDDYSWTIYGGDDAGVDMRHAKDYVPLSVLPALRDAEGDFSRADRSPLVRLLRERPPAPDIVASTLDALKQARNQLAQDASMQQAVDELAARLAAMTGPQLPLTPSLDFAGREDDLIRSVQLLIDPSSSRGIQHTSTGTANVVYLALLLERLKLRRQASDGEDTLLAVEEPEAHLHPSLQRKLFAHLLHEPNRLLLTTHSPHIAAVTPLSSIVLTSTQGDHTVGSVVPPGVLTDAETADLERYINVTRAEILFARGTVLVEGAADAYLLPALAEAAGFHLDDHGIVVSSVEGTDFAPYATLLGPQALRRPHWILTDGDATDGEHRHHKEPGLWRARDLARIAHEDALHQELDQGIDTITVQKLPERGVRAGRQQVVTAASLVGVYVGDHTLEPDIAPLLHPEMAEAYCAFRQRESSRSAFREALAPFEDGTATGQQRDTLVDKIEAIGKGRYAQRLAAHVASTTGLHGRVLDLLGRTEGPITRDDLLTIEGPGAILGLLDDLSCTFRGRPLFPAASTPGHS, encoded by the coding sequence ATGCGTCCGCAGGTGGGGCGTCTGGAGTGCGTGGGGCGGGGGCCGTGCGCGGGGGAGGGGAGAGCGGTGCGCCTTTCAAAGGTCAGGATCGTGAATTTCCGGAATTTCCGGGATCTGGTGATTGATCCTTTCCCGACTCCTGCGGTGATCGTGGGGGAGAACGGGGTCGGCAAGAGCAATCTGCTGTACGCGTTGCGCCTGGTCCTCGACCCGGACCTGTCCAACCGGTGGCGCAGGCTCCAGGCCGACGACATCCATGACGGTGCACCGGCGCTGCACCAAGGAGTTGAGGTCAGGGTCGAAATCGAACTTACCGACTTCGACGATGATGACGACGCCATCGCGACCCTCGACGGCGCGATCATCACCGAGGACGGGCAGCCCCGCATCGCCCGCCTGACCTATCTGTTCCAGCCCAAGCTTGCAGTGGGCGCAGTCTTCGGCGCCCAGCCCAGCCAACCGCTGACTCCCGACGACTACTCCTGGACCATCTACGGCGGCGACGATGCGGGCGTCGACATGCGCCACGCCAAGGACTACGTCCCGCTTTCCGTGCTGCCCGCCCTGCGCGACGCCGAGGGCGACTTCTCCCGCGCCGACCGCAGCCCCCTGGTCCGGCTGCTGCGCGAGCGGCCTCCGGCCCCCGACATCGTCGCCTCCACCCTGGACGCCCTGAAACAAGCCCGCAACCAGCTGGCCCAGGACGCATCCATGCAGCAGGCGGTGGACGAACTAGCCGCCCGCCTGGCCGCCATGACCGGCCCCCAACTGCCGCTGACCCCTTCGCTGGACTTCGCCGGCCGGGAAGACGACCTGATCCGCAGCGTCCAGCTCCTGATCGACCCGAGCAGCAGCCGCGGCATCCAGCACACCTCCACCGGCACCGCCAACGTCGTCTACCTGGCCCTGCTGCTCGAGCGGCTGAAACTGCGCCGCCAGGCCAGCGACGGCGAGGACACACTCCTGGCCGTGGAAGAGCCCGAGGCCCACCTCCACCCCAGCCTGCAGCGCAAGCTGTTCGCCCACCTGCTCCACGAACCCAACCGTCTGCTGCTGACCACCCACAGCCCGCACATCGCCGCCGTCACCCCCCTGTCCAGCATCGTGCTCACCAGCACCCAGGGCGACCACACCGTCGGCTCCGTCGTACCGCCCGGTGTGCTCACCGACGCCGAGACGGCCGACCTCGAGCGCTATATCAACGTCACCCGCGCCGAGATCCTCTTCGCCCGGGGCACCGTCCTGGTCGAGGGCGCAGCCGACGCCTACCTGCTGCCCGCCCTCGCCGAGGCAGCCGGCTTCCACCTGGACGACCACGGCATCGTCGTCTCCAGCGTCGAAGGCACCGACTTCGCCCCCTACGCCACCCTGCTGGGCCCCCAGGCGCTGCGGCGCCCGCACTGGATCCTCACCGACGGCGACGCCACCGACGGCGAGCACCGCCATCACAAGGAACCTGGCCTGTGGAGGGCCCGCGATCTGGCACGCATCGCACACGAGGACGCCCTGCACCAGGAACTCGACCAAGGCATCGACACGATCACAGTCCAGAAGCTGCCCGAGCGCGGCGTACGCGCCGGACGGCAGCAGGTGGTGACCGCCGCGAGCCTGGTAGGCGTCTACGTCGGCGACCACACGCTGGAACCCGACATCGCTCCTTTGCTGCATCCCGAAATGGCCGAGGCCTACTGCGCCTTCCGGCAGCGCGAGAGCAGCCGGTCCGCCTTCCGCGAAGCCCTGGCCCCCTTTGAGGACGGCACCGCAACCGGCCAGCAGCGCGACACCCTGGTGGACAAGATCGAGGCCATCGGCAAGGGACGCTACGCCCAGCGGCTGGCCGCGCACGTCGCCAGCACGACCGGCCTGCACGGCCGCGTCCTGGACCTACTCGGCCGCACGGAAGGTCCCATCACCCGCGACGACCTGCTGACGATCGAAGGCCCGGGAGCCATCCTCGGCCTGCTGGACGATCTCAGCTGCACCTTCCGCGGCCGGCCCCTGTTCCCCGCAGCCTCCACCCCGGGCCACAGCTGA
- a CDS encoding DUF6207 family protein — protein sequence MKPIRDVHVAEPGLLVVDLAAADDDTAFAMQNAIAQRWATAPAEHTTRQPGEPGVRLRCYVDLRQELAGPENSAGR from the coding sequence ATGAAGCCGATCAGGGATGTGCATGTGGCCGAGCCGGGTCTGCTCGTGGTGGACCTCGCGGCTGCCGATGACGACACAGCGTTCGCCATGCAGAACGCGATTGCTCAGAGATGGGCCACCGCGCCGGCCGAGCACACCACACGCCAGCCCGGGGAGCCGGGTGTGCGGCTGCGCTGTTACGTGGACCTGCGCCAAGAACTCGCTGGTCCTGAAAACTCTGCGGGGCGATGA
- a CDS encoding DEAD/DEAH box helicase, with product MTGLRTEQVWAAPQKWQGNTVSQLLVPASPLTLTEESGSQFVHNSFGRWPAAAGAADALAALVPNTLGGAVNWIGPQQLSTPQAVLDSYPNAIQLHDLVREGGLRPPQAGALHAVIGYWYSHLPEPGLVVMPTGTGKTETMLTVLVACRPERLLVLVPSVALRDQIAAKFESLGILQQQEIVSPAALRPCVGRVTRRFTDAAEAKAFASACNVVVATPSVLHYCVPEAREALLAEFSHLIVDEAHHAPASTWTNVIRRFEDRRVLLFTATPFREDGRKIPGRTVFRYPLRQAQAENYFTAIDYRAALSLEGNDQKIAELAVQRLRADLDAGYDHLLMARVNTVRRAREICALYQELADDLGAVALYDGLSAADRKVALASMHDRSCRIVVCVNMLGEGFDMPQLKVAAVHDVRKSLSPMIQFIGRFTRTSTLAPKPIGTASVFVARDPAAALSPLRDLLKEDADWDLLLHDITEQSAARGEELSEFDASFTHVPADMAVSVLEPKMSAVAHRAPSGAWDPQAAISCYGEDRVLGQTVATGADGRIAWFVVEHRTLVDWGAPQFLEQTQYELIVMYFDDARRLLYIYGSHKKGDYKELAKRVLGGDSQPIKGLDTFRVFAGLERVVATNIGLLDSRDHFNRFSLLVGSDVFEALNAEARKNRSQTHIIASGLDDGTRVSVCAALSGRFWSPRTAPNLLAWMQWCNTQGTKILDSRVDLEHVMAGFIIPVEQTERPPFPLLGLEWPWQWRAGLGEGPPFTVDSRSHPVTDIGFRVDDFTDQGPLRFSLVSPTWQVAYSADFTDQGLVYSPVADDALVRHQHTTVPAAEWINKHKPYLYFAGDRLLTPDDRLHAPRTDLPPFDLSLLKPLGWNGVDIKIESMGPERLPQSIQHYMSLHLSGQQHFDVLVDDDGSGEIADLVGITADDTEITITLVHCKYSSEPFPGARVDDLYEVCGQAARGAKWREYGTDALLRTLDRRAGKYAARNPGKTPYLIGSIDELYRLRERAPHLRPHINTVIAQPGLSAAACSSEQQRLLAGAHSYVRALTKGTFTVFCSP from the coding sequence ATGACGGGTTTGCGCACCGAGCAGGTGTGGGCGGCGCCCCAAAAGTGGCAGGGCAACACAGTCAGCCAACTGCTCGTTCCTGCCAGCCCTTTGACGCTGACCGAGGAATCCGGATCCCAGTTCGTCCACAACTCTTTCGGGCGCTGGCCTGCCGCGGCCGGCGCGGCGGACGCGCTGGCCGCGCTGGTGCCCAACACACTCGGCGGCGCGGTGAACTGGATCGGGCCACAGCAGCTCTCCACCCCGCAGGCGGTGCTCGACTCCTACCCGAATGCGATCCAGCTGCATGATCTCGTGCGGGAGGGTGGGCTGAGGCCTCCGCAGGCCGGTGCTCTGCACGCGGTCATCGGGTATTGGTACTCGCATCTGCCCGAGCCGGGCCTGGTGGTCATGCCGACCGGCACCGGCAAGACGGAGACCATGCTCACTGTGCTGGTCGCGTGCCGTCCCGAGCGGCTTTTGGTGCTGGTGCCGAGCGTCGCGCTGCGCGACCAGATCGCGGCCAAGTTCGAGTCGCTGGGCATCCTGCAACAGCAGGAGATCGTCTCCCCGGCCGCGCTTCGCCCGTGCGTAGGCCGTGTGACGCGCCGCTTCACCGACGCGGCGGAGGCAAAGGCGTTCGCCTCGGCGTGCAACGTCGTCGTGGCCACCCCCAGCGTGTTGCACTACTGCGTCCCGGAGGCGCGTGAGGCCCTGCTGGCCGAGTTCAGCCACCTGATCGTCGACGAGGCGCACCATGCCCCGGCCTCTACCTGGACGAATGTGATCCGCCGGTTCGAGGACCGGCGGGTACTGCTGTTCACCGCGACCCCGTTCAGGGAGGACGGCCGGAAGATTCCCGGCCGGACCGTCTTCCGCTATCCGCTGCGCCAGGCGCAGGCCGAGAACTACTTCACAGCCATCGACTACCGGGCGGCCCTGAGCCTGGAGGGCAACGACCAGAAGATCGCCGAGCTGGCCGTGCAGCGCCTGCGTGCCGACCTGGACGCGGGCTATGACCACCTGCTGATGGCGCGGGTGAACACCGTCAGACGGGCCCGGGAGATCTGCGCGCTGTACCAGGAGTTGGCAGATGATCTGGGTGCGGTAGCGCTGTATGACGGGCTGTCCGCGGCTGACCGCAAGGTGGCGCTGGCCTCGATGCACGACCGCAGCTGCCGCATCGTGGTGTGCGTGAACATGCTCGGCGAGGGCTTCGACATGCCCCAGCTGAAGGTGGCGGCGGTGCACGACGTCAGGAAGAGCCTCAGCCCGATGATCCAGTTCATCGGCCGGTTCACCCGCACCTCGACGCTCGCCCCGAAACCGATCGGGACCGCCTCGGTGTTCGTGGCACGGGATCCGGCGGCGGCCCTCTCACCGCTGCGCGACCTGCTGAAGGAGGACGCGGACTGGGATCTCCTGCTGCATGACATCACCGAGCAGAGCGCTGCGCGGGGTGAGGAACTCAGCGAGTTCGACGCCTCCTTCACGCATGTGCCGGCCGACATGGCGGTCAGTGTGCTGGAACCGAAGATGAGCGCGGTAGCGCACCGGGCTCCGAGCGGCGCGTGGGATCCGCAGGCCGCGATCAGCTGCTACGGCGAGGACCGCGTGCTCGGGCAGACCGTGGCCACCGGCGCCGACGGCCGCATCGCCTGGTTCGTCGTCGAGCACCGCACCCTGGTCGACTGGGGTGCCCCGCAGTTCCTTGAGCAGACCCAGTACGAGTTGATCGTCATGTACTTCGACGATGCGCGGCGGCTGCTGTACATCTACGGCTCCCACAAAAAGGGCGACTACAAGGAGCTGGCCAAACGGGTCCTGGGAGGCGACAGCCAGCCGATCAAGGGGCTCGACACCTTCCGGGTCTTCGCTGGTCTGGAGCGGGTGGTGGCTACCAACATCGGTCTGCTGGACTCGCGTGACCACTTCAACCGCTTCTCGCTCCTGGTCGGCAGTGACGTCTTCGAAGCGCTCAACGCCGAGGCCCGCAAGAACCGCAGCCAGACCCACATCATCGCCTCGGGCCTGGACGACGGCACCAGAGTTTCCGTCTGCGCGGCCCTGTCGGGCCGCTTCTGGTCGCCGCGCACCGCTCCCAATCTGCTGGCCTGGATGCAGTGGTGCAACACGCAGGGCACCAAGATCCTCGACTCCCGTGTGGACCTCGAACACGTGATGGCCGGCTTCATCATCCCCGTCGAGCAGACCGAACGTCCCCCCTTCCCGCTGCTCGGCCTGGAGTGGCCGTGGCAGTGGCGTGCCGGCCTGGGAGAAGGTCCGCCGTTCACCGTCGACAGCCGGTCCCATCCCGTGACCGACATCGGCTTCCGCGTGGACGACTTCACCGACCAGGGGCCGCTGCGCTTCTCCCTCGTCTCCCCCACCTGGCAGGTCGCCTACAGCGCCGACTTCACCGACCAGGGGCTGGTCTACTCACCCGTCGCCGACGACGCCCTCGTCCGGCATCAGCACACGACGGTGCCCGCCGCCGAGTGGATCAACAAGCACAAGCCCTACCTGTACTTCGCCGGCGACCGCCTGCTGACACCCGACGACCGGCTACACGCACCCCGCACCGACCTGCCGCCCTTCGACCTCTCCCTGCTGAAGCCCTTGGGCTGGAACGGCGTCGACATCAAGATCGAGTCCATGGGACCCGAGCGGCTCCCCCAGTCCATTCAGCACTACATGTCCCTCCACCTCAGCGGCCAGCAGCACTTCGACGTCCTTGTCGACGATGACGGCTCCGGCGAAATCGCCGACCTCGTCGGCATCACCGCGGACGACACCGAGATCACCATCACGCTCGTGCACTGCAAATACTCCTCCGAGCCCTTCCCCGGAGCCCGCGTCGACGATCTGTACGAGGTGTGCGGGCAGGCGGCCCGCGGCGCGAAATGGCGCGAGTACGGCACAGACGCACTGCTGCGGACCCTGGACCGCCGGGCTGGCAAATACGCCGCCCGCAACCCCGGCAAGACCCCGTACCTGATCGGCAGCATCGACGAGCTGTACCGCCTCCGTGAACGCGCGCCCCACCTGCGCCCGCACATCAATACCGTTATCGCCCAGCCCGGCCTATCCGCCGCCGCCTGCAGCAGCGAGCAGCAGCGCCTCCTCGCCGGCGCCCACTCCTACGTACGGGCACTGACCAAAGGCACCTTCACCGTCTTCTGCAGCCCGTAG